In a single window of the bacterium genome:
- a CDS encoding GDCCVxC domain-containing (seleno)protein: MRVLEESVVTCPMCGTMATERMPADACQIVYQCRGCGATLRPKAGDCCVFCSYGSVPAGAARTQYVAGLTLIPTIECGEGRVVRSRRTSSCSRGLSVAGVPGEA; the protein is encoded by the coding sequence ATGCGGGTGCTTGAAGAGTCTGTCGTAACCTGTCCGATGTGTGGGACGATGGCCACGGAACGCATGCCAGCCGACGCCTGTCAAATCGTGTATCAGTGTCGCGGGTGCGGGGCGACGCTCAGGCCGAAGGCGGGGGACTGTTGCGTGTTTTGTTCATACGGGTCCGTGCCCGCCGGTGCAGCGCGAACGCAGTACGTCGCCGGACTCACCCTGATCCCGACAATCGAATGCGGAGAAGGCCGTGTCGTACGGTCAAGGCGTACCTCTTCGTGTTCGAGGGGGCTGTCGGTCGCTGGAGTCCCCGGAGAGGCGTGA